A window of Excalfactoria chinensis isolate bCotChi1 chromosome Z, bCotChi1.hap2, whole genome shotgun sequence contains these coding sequences:
- the CZH9orf40 gene encoding uncharacterized protein C9orf40 homolog, with protein MAKRRAEPLVCYAPFKRLLREPPPLRNALPERRPRNEAAGAGSAAKRKLEEAEAPPGKRPGLRGGSPRGEQGDAAGRRRRRGETAASQHERTAEGSDGRRGEEPAAAPQEEFNQYNSFLYWRAPLLTIDLSDIQSLHGETTSANKTPSRTDTMETEMET; from the exons ATGGCCAAGCGGCGCGCGGAACCGCTGGTCTGTTACGCGCCCTTCAAGCGGCTCCTGCGGGAGCCGCCGCCTCTCCGCAACGCCCTGCCCGAGCGCCGCCCGCGGAACGAGGCGGCGGGCGCCGGCTCCGCCGCCAAGCGGAAGCTGGAGGAGGCCGAGGCGCCTCCGGGAAAGCGTcccgggctgcggggcggcAGTCCTCGCGGGGAGCAGGGCGATGCGGCGGGCAGGCGACGGCGGCGGGGCGAGACCGCGGCGTCCCAGCACGAGCGGACGGCGGAAGGAAGCGACGGCAGGCGGGGCGAGGAGCCGGCGGCCGCCCCG caAGAAGAATTCAATCAGTATAACTCATTCCTTTATTGGAGAGCACCATTGCTTACAATTGATTTATCTGATATTCAGAGCCTGCATGGAGAGACTACATCTGCCAATAAAACTCCTTCAAGGACTGATACCATGGAGACTGAGATGGAGACCTGA